From Streptomyces sp. CMB-StM0423, a single genomic window includes:
- a CDS encoding LacI family DNA-binding transcriptional regulator: protein MSGNRPTLEAVAARAGVSRATVSRVVNGGAGVREPLRERVHRAVAELGYVPNQAARTLVTRRTGAVAVVIAEPESRVFADPFFARQLRGISGALAAADTQLVLLYVADRADYPRIGRFLAGGHVDGALMFSLHRDDPLPGLAAAAGLPVVYGGRPGWPGAAGERGLLYVDTDNRAGAELAVRHLLGRGRRRIGHIAGPLDQTSAVDRLAGYRAALGVGGDAPGGRELVAEGDFTPAGGERAMAELLARAPDLDAVFAGSDLMATGALRTLRAHGRRVPADVAVVGYDDLDPATWTEPPLTTVHQDVEGMGGVMARLLLRSLGGGQEEQEPVVTTPRLVVRESG from the coding sequence GTGTCCGGGAACCGCCCCACGCTGGAGGCCGTGGCCGCCCGCGCCGGAGTGTCGCGGGCCACGGTGTCGCGCGTGGTCAACGGCGGCGCGGGGGTGCGCGAGCCGCTGCGCGAGCGGGTGCACCGCGCCGTGGCCGAGCTGGGCTACGTACCGAACCAGGCCGCGCGCACGCTCGTCACCCGGCGCACCGGCGCGGTCGCCGTCGTCATCGCCGAGCCCGAGAGCCGGGTCTTCGCCGACCCGTTCTTCGCCCGGCAGTTGCGGGGGATCAGCGGGGCGCTGGCGGCGGCGGACACGCAGTTGGTGCTGCTCTACGTCGCGGACCGGGCGGACTACCCGCGGATCGGCCGGTTCCTGGCCGGCGGGCACGTGGACGGCGCGCTGATGTTCTCGCTGCACCGCGACGACCCGCTGCCGGGCCTGGCCGCGGCGGCGGGGCTGCCCGTCGTCTACGGCGGCCGTCCTGGCTGGCCGGGGGCGGCGGGGGAGCGGGGCCTGCTGTATGTCGACACGGACAACCGGGCGGGCGCGGAGCTGGCCGTACGGCATCTGCTGGGGCGGGGCCGGCGGCGGATCGGGCACATCGCGGGGCCGCTGGACCAGACGTCGGCGGTGGACCGGCTGGCGGGGTACCGGGCGGCGCTGGGGGTGGGCGGAGACGCCCCGGGCGGCCGCGAGCTGGTCGCGGAGGGCGACTTCACGCCGGCCGGCGGCGAACGCGCGATGGCGGAGCTGCTGGCCCGCGCCCCGGACCTCGACGCCGTGTTCGCCGGGTCCGACCTGATGGCCACCGGCGCCCTGCGCACCCTGCGCGCCCACGGCCGCCGCGTCCCCGCGGACGTCGCCGTCGTCGGCTACGACGACCTGGACCCCGCGACCTGGACGGAGCCGCCGCTGACGACGGTGCACCAGGACGTCGAGGGGATGGGCGGGGTGATGGCCCGGCTGCTGCTGCGCAGCCTGGGGGGCGGGCAGGAGGAGCAGGAGCCGGTGGTGACGACGCCGCGGCTCGTGGTGCGGGAGTCGGGCTGA
- a CDS encoding DUF3574 domain-containing protein — translation MNLTKPRLRLAALALAAALAGAAAATAPAALAEGDPTPPVALSQAADLEPYVQTHLMFGTVRPDGGPDVTDRQFRAFVDEVVTPRFPAGLTVDQVRGQYRDRHGTIERERSYEVYLLYPLTEAQEQDGRIEEIRDAYTAQFAQESVARVDEPARAGF, via the coding sequence GTGAACCTTACGAAGCCACGCCTTCGCCTCGCCGCCCTCGCGCTCGCCGCGGCCCTCGCCGGCGCCGCCGCGGCCACCGCCCCCGCCGCCCTCGCGGAGGGCGACCCCACCCCACCGGTCGCCCTGTCCCAGGCCGCGGACCTGGAGCCGTACGTGCAGACGCATCTGATGTTCGGCACGGTACGGCCCGACGGCGGCCCGGACGTCACCGACCGGCAGTTCCGCGCGTTCGTGGACGAGGTCGTCACCCCGCGTTTCCCCGCAGGGCTCACCGTGGACCAGGTACGGGGCCAGTACCGCGACCGGCACGGCACCATCGAGCGGGAGCGCTCGTACGAGGTCTACCTGCTCTACCCGCTCACCGAGGCGCAGGAGCAGGACGGCCGGATCGAGGAGATCCGCGACGCCTACACGGCCCAGTTCGCGCAGGAGTCGGTGGCCCGGGTGGACGAGCCCGCCCGCGCCGGCTTCTGA